The sequence below is a genomic window from Corythoichthys intestinalis isolate RoL2023-P3 chromosome 12, ASM3026506v1, whole genome shotgun sequence.
taaattatcaattaaaatcgtaataataataataattcctgttatAATGTgacaaatcaggttctaatgtggtggacgttttttgcatgctgtacctgaacacaccacgtggctgacgtcacagtgagatagAGAGTGTGGTagtgattttactttctcttttaatgttttgttgctggtgtcatctgcggcggacagtaggcgtgttgtgttgcacaaattgCTGGAATAAATGGTTGGAAAGCTAGCTATTTCTTTATCGATGTTACCAAATAATAATGATCACCTTAActaataaagactggcgaacggaggttggaggaggactgtcaagatcgtagacattcttccGCCGTATTGTCGAACCCAGTCATGGATGCGTTATGCGTATGCAACgctatatttttctatcatttccatcttcatttcagttgtaagcatcactttttttccttttttaccacctgcactaacctgggaacccgtgttttctctcacaaaaaaatccGTCGTGAGTCTGTCTTCCggcaaaagaaaagaaactgcggcgctgttttCGTATTTTCGAGCATGTGGTCGgaagtagaaacaaatggcgagtgaaATTTTATGTCGAAaatatcgtgtgtcgaagcgatcatatgtcgaggcacCACTATATATTTTCTTAATTAAAAACCCATTCCTTTTCatctgattccgatcctctgaaaaatggcacaattggcccaatttccgatcacgtgatctgattgggacatccctaataaaaACCCATAATCAAAGACAGTCTGTACCTTTCTATTCCCTAAAGCTGTGAGAAGTTATTTTTCTGTTTGTGTCCAGAATCCGCCTGAGACCTCGAATCCTGCGTGATGTATCAGTGAGTGACACCCGGACCACTGTGCAAGGCACGGAGCTCAGCTTCCCGGTGGGAATTGCACCCACCGCCTTCCACTGTCTTGCCTGGCATGAAGGCGAGATGGCCACAGCAAGAGGTGgggtaacttttttttcttactactttgacctattattttaaaacattatCATATTATTTACTGCCAGCCTCTTCTATGGCCTTCAATAACAGCGAACATGTTAAGAAGAATTTGATCGAAGTATTAAAAGTAGTAGTATGGCTTCTCACCACTAGGTGATAGCATATCATcgcaatttgtttttgtttttttttgtttttttttttattagatctCAATCTGCAAACCTGGCTTCAAACAGTAATAATTTGAAGCACTGTTCCTCATTTGAAATACTTACCCACACTTGAAAAACAGATTTAAAACTAACCTTATCTATAAGCATCCCTTGAAATTTTTTACaatgtgtttgttttaaccttgaGTCCTGTAACATGAGTGCTGAAAAGAATGTGTAACGACATGTGTAGTTTGATAGATTCCTCATAAACTATGCTGAAAACACTTAATCACCACCTccagcaatgcaacagaaaaaaattaacaaatcaAATTTCACGGAAACACTTCAGTTTGGCATTGTTTCGTGAAGATTTCTCTTAGTGGGACCTAAGATTTAAGATAATGGCCTTCCCACTAACTATTCGCATTGTTTTTCCTCCAATTTATAGCAACAGAGGCACTAAACACATGCTACATCACCAGCACATACTCCACCTGCTCAGTGGAGGAGATTGTAGCAGCGGCGCCCAACGGTTACCGCTGGTTCCAGCTCTACGTATACCGTGACCGAAAACTGTCGGAGCAGATCGTGCACCGCGTGGAGGCACTGGGATTCAAGGCCCTTGTGCTCACCGTGGATGTGCCATACACAGGAAAGCGGCGCAACGATATCCGGAACCAGTTCAAGCTGCCTCCGCATCTCAAGGTCAAGAACTTTGACGGTGTTTTTCAGGTAAAAGGTTTCAGCCATGTTTTTTTATtccgggtttaaaaaaaaaaaatttttttaattaaaaaagggcTAAGATTGACAGTGACAAACATTAAAAACTAGCTGATCTTGATTTCATTTCACTGTTCTCTAGAttaatcaggtttctgggctgtcaccgagaaacacggagtttgagcttcctccaagtattttctattgggtttaggtctggtgaCTGGccaggcccctccagaaccttgatatactTTTTACATAGCCACTCCTTGAttattctggctgtccgcttcgggccattgtcagtttggaagacccagtcacgacccattttcaatgctctaactaagggaaggaggttattcccaaaaatctcacaatacaaagCCCTGGTCATCTTCTCCTTAATACAGTTGAGTTGTCCAttcccatgtgcagaaagacacccccaaagcatgatgcagcacccccatgcttcacagtagggatggtgttcttggaatggtactcatccttctttgtcctccacacacaacgagtaaagtttgcaccaaaaagttccatttcgaTCTTATATGAccaaatgactttctcccatgacttctCTTGATCATCCAAatagtcattggcaaacttaaaacgggcctggacatgtgctgcTTGCGTTCAAtggatgattttaaaccatgacgtcttattGTATTACTAACAGTAATGGaaagctcctttcaggtcattgtccagctcctcctgtgtagttcttggctgattcctcaccatacttaggatcattgagaccctatgaggtagatcttgcatggagccccagtccgagagaaattgacagtcatgtttagcttcttccattttctaataattgctccaacggtggatcttatatcaccaagctgcttggcaattgccccgttagcctgtccagccttgtagaggtctacaattctgtctctggtgtctttggaaagctctttggtcttgactatGTTAAgaattggagtcttcctgattgtatggggtggatgtgtgtttatatgcagctaaccgcctGAAACAGGTCCAAAAGTCAGACTCACAAAGTGCACCTTCACTCCACTTATTCGTTGGACttttaaaggcgactaacaggtctttgaggcttaCAATtgtagctaatagacaggtgttcaaatacttatgtgCAGAAgtataacacaaataaattgctttaaaaaatcatacactgtgattctttttagattgtctctcacagcagacaagcacctaccatgaaaatttcaaacccgctcaTCATTTCTAATTGGGAGAGCTTGCAAAATcagagggtgttcaaatacttattttcctcactgtaataGGAATGAAAATTGAATCATCCCAACAGGAGGCAGCGGGACCGGAGGAGTACGGGATCCCAGCCAACACTTTGGACCCGTCTATTAGCTGgaaggacgtgtactggctgcaGTCCATCACACGGCTGCCGATCATTATCAAGGGAATTTTAACTAAGGAGGACGCCGAGCTGGCGGTGGAGCACGGAGTCCAAGGCATCATCGTGTCCAACCACGGAGGCAGGCAGCTGGACGGCGGACCGGCTTCTGTGAgatgcacttttttttaaacaaaagttcaaatcattttaaatgcaatttttttgtaaataagcATGGATATGGATGTGGTTGCTGTCCCGACAGATCGACGCTTTGTCCGAGATCGTGGACACAGTGCAAGGCCGCATCGAGGTCTACCTGGACGGGGGTATCCGGACAGGCAGCGACGTGCTCAAAGCATTGGCCTTGGGGGCAAAGTGCGTTTTCATTGGACGCCCGGCCGTGTGGGGCCTTGCTTACAAGGTACAATCACACTCGTACACACACGCTTGTCCttgtgcgtgtatgtgtgtgtgtccttCAACTCTGCATAATTCTCTCCGCATACGTATACGAACATGACCAGGTGGTCCAGCTGAAACTCAATCGTTAGTCTCAGTGATGAATAATTCTGAAATATATTTTGTGGTAAGAGGTGACACTAAAAACTGTATTTTATTACTATGCATCaagtcattagctgccattgatggtaacAAATTAACCAAAGTTGCTCTGCAAATACCTCAAACCaaggcaggggtcgcgttaaccgaatattttccgtcgttgaccagttttttaaaactgaagtccatccgtcattttgacaggttgcaattcacaccccagaccacaggggggcgagtgagcatattcatTAGCtaatgtctctcttgatgcatgatgtcgttggccttactcggaaaaatgtcaaggcaactgagtgtttgcctggcacggccagactgttctccctgtatttttcaaacactgagagaaaagtctgggacacagcctctcgagtaggtacaaaatcaatcgacaaatcagatttgtttatttgcctgACGtgctcttcacgagcaacgtcactcttgcgcggcgaaagtcgtctctacaacaacacggatggcgagagAGCCgacaatatgttccaatccgcggtaaattcagttttaaatgaggaaaagcggcatggaaaattaatgaatgaatgaatgagctaaaatacatcgacacgagacattgacaacagtctgtctcgcgctagccatgttgaataaactccgttctcctcgtatgtttacttccgcgcgcaagtccctcgtcctgccctcgttgctaacggcacgtctgcccgtcgctgattggtgcactccgctgtctgtttgcctcttgttaagcttgttcggacagaatattaattaaaaatgaacgaaaactaaatactattgaatatgtcattactatcattttaaaaatgtgacgggtaaaaatagattatgaccggatttttatgacactgtcagtcaaaatgacagacaacgaaaaagtctagcgcaacctctgaaccAAGGAAAGTGTTCTAACGGCTGtaatgttatttcataaattaataACTGCGAGGCCTCAaaggccaaatgtgaagtaaggttggccaaccatgtttttgaataatatcaatggctaaacaattataagcatattttcgttatttttttaacgcaacccttccagattctttgtttaacccatagcaacgcccttgacaacgaaaatgcttatcttcgacaatcttcggaaatcttcggaattgacgtcacaccgagaactgcgagggaagtccgccatacacacagtattgttgcattgcttctcggtaagatgccacagcggtgtgtggcgaagtattgttctcaatctaaagaaaagttgtatgagtggctaaAGGATAGCAGGGTACGAAAATGGACACcttttgttcgcactaagcgaatgaatttcacgccatcatcgagtagtgttctctgctgcaaacactttgaagatgcctgcttcctcaaccggtctacttatgatcaaggatttgccaaaaactaagtgtgatttttggaaagatgactgatgactttgtcagagcagagctgccaactgttgtggaatgaacagtagaagctagcgacgttagccaaaagctaactcgtggcaatccccgatcatagttgttgttgcgttcgctaggttaagcgtgtttaaattgtgcgtcatctacgatcttgtccgaaagggttaatccaatgTCAATCGgggaaggggtgtggatgtgcatataagcgggtcggcgtcgcggtaattcacagtCACATttccgtaagagacacacacagcCGATGagtttatgcacatttatttgtatttgtattatgtatttccaccttcatgcttcaagcattgcattgcttttggacggtttggcgtttctttcacggtgaacgcatgatagccttctagtttgtgttttacaagagccgctgacaggtgacagctgacaactagcgtgttggtttagcttagccattgagtcaatctcgcagcgaatcagcgagctgcGCGGGTcaagcagtgaatcatgggaaatgtagtctcgggaacacactgaagtggtgctttgcaatctgttcgcttgtgtgaaaaaactacattcccTCACGCCGTTAGACGCCACTTCTACAGGCTCTACCTTgcagtcgaatgtggcggcagtccgctattattttgttttcttattgttgccacaataaagtggagaaagccatcaacgactcatctccttctttccccccaacgtttttatattattattttatatgcacgagagctaccggatctgccaaaatgaacatgaagtctgattattatttttttttaacaatgtcatcagatagaccaaaacataaaattatgtgcaaatgcctgcattttcaaatcatgaaaataataacagcctatattttaccaatcttgtaatctcgatgggtcttgtctccattccatgtcaggtagtctaggcgcactgtttgcatcctgattagcgtctggctaatacatgttaggttcaacataaaattccaacctcctcttcttcctccaactcttcaaaaacttggatctcctcccttgcgctcgatctattgctgtttgaatcattgtttgaagggctttgtatggcggccgtatggagcgctaccattgctgttctcggtgtgacgtatcacttccgggttcgtcccctttcaggctcgaactttggaaacgcgattattttgtcaaatatacaacatataaattattttttcatgctttatttgttggacaatgtttaattactttaattgtgaccctatttggcatgttacgaaattacttcacattttgtgTGTTACCAAGGTAGTTCTATTCAGTCAAATTAAACCgttggcagccattgacggcaatagacgtccaatccatctggAATGGGAGGGGCTGGCAGGGATCGTAAGTGGTAATGAATGAGATaaccaataaatacaaatattaaTGATGGATGGTTGATgactattaatttttaaaatttaaaatagtgAAGAACAAATTATTTACTTTTCCAacatgcaaatatttttttttaaagtaatattgGCTAGATTATAACGAAATTAATTTATTGGATCTTCTATTATTAGAACTACTAATAGCTATTTAgtctatacatatacagtacaaagAATGTACAAAGAATGATAAATAAGTTCATAATTGCGCTTACTGCACTGTATCAAACTGTGAAGTGTTCCAAATAATATTTTATCTTATCTTTTCAGGGTGAAGAGGGCGTGAGGGAAGTGCTGCAAATTCTAAATGATGAATTCCGCCTGTCAATGGCTTTATCGGGTGAGTGCGACCAGTCCTCACAACAACTATCATAGTCGCTCCACTGTGCAACGCTTGCCTTTTGTTGTCGTAGGTTGCCGGAATGTGgcggaaatcaacaggaacctcATACAGTTCTCCAAACTGTGACCGATCTGCAGAAAGCAAGGAGACATTTTACCTACTAAGCCAAAACTtttcactgtcatcaacacaaaAAGGAGAACAACAAACTGTACACTGAAACTTTGCACACAAAACATGCTctttgtattttaataaatgcaaaGGTCAGGACTTCTTCATTTTGTCATGCCGATGACAATAAACTTCAACGAAAACTAGGCTGGGCTGAAATACTTGCTGTTTTCATTCTTCCTTTTTAGTCAGATTTAAACATAGTCCCTGTGCTTCAACAGTTAGGACAAATAAATATCACGTCCCTTAATTTCGAGCATGTATTTCATTGGTGTAAGTCTCTGGTAAATTGCAAGCTGTCATTTAGACAAGAGCGTCGCTTGTGGCCTCAAAAGAGAAGTGACACAGGAAGTGAGTGAGCTTTCGCCGAGATCCCGTTCACCATCCGCCGTAACACACACGACGAGACTCTTGAGGCCTCTTGACAAGTGTGGCTGACATTTTGTCTCTAGCAGACCTCTTTCCAGAGCCGCAGGCTGGAGGGAGAAGGCCTGGGGTCTGGTCTGCTCAGGAGGATTTCAGCCAGGTAAGGCCGATGCTTGATGCTTATGTTTGGTCAAATGTGTTTTGGGAAACAGGAAGTAGCATTGCACTATTTTGCAGCACAACTCAATACttttcgttttgcattgtgtttATGAAAGTCTTAGCCAATAGGTTTGTGAAGTAAAGTACATGTGAAAAGTTTACTTTGCAATTGAAATTTCAGGACTGAGATGACACtaaaataaaattctcaaattcacCACGAAATGATGGTTCCAAACCAAAACGGGAaggtttttgttcaattttggaCATGAGTCCCTAAAACATTTTTGTGCATCCTCTTATAATCAACTTATACACCTAATTTTATGTGATTCAAAGTAACTAATGCCCGTagctgatttttgtttttttctaaacttCCACCAAATACACATCTGAAATTCGCTCCAAAATGACTGCCACCAAAAAAAATGGGAAAGTTACTGTTCAACATCCGGCACGAGTTCTTGATCTTTTGTGTATCCTGTTATAAGCTACATGTGCACCCATTTCAGTCAGTGAAACTGGCGTGCGGGAC
It includes:
- the hao2 gene encoding hydroxyacid oxidase 2 encodes the protein MSICNREGGQCAEMAMVCLTDFEEYAKEHLSKATWDYYAAGADECCTRDDNLLAYKRIRLRPRILRDVSVSDTRTTVQGTELSFPVGIAPTAFHCLAWHEGEMATARATEALNTCYITSTYSTCSVEEIVAAAPNGYRWFQLYVYRDRKLSEQIVHRVEALGFKALVLTVDVPYTGKRRNDIRNQFKLPPHLKVKNFDGVFQEAAGPEEYGIPANTLDPSISWKDVYWLQSITRLPIIIKGILTKEDAELAVEHGVQGIIVSNHGGRQLDGGPASIDALSEIVDTVQGRIEVYLDGGIRTGSDVLKALALGAKCVFIGRPAVWGLAYKGEEGVREVLQILNDEFRLSMALSGCRNVAEINRNLIQFSKL